In the genome of candidate division WOR-3 bacterium, one region contains:
- the lptB gene encoding LPS export ABC transporter ATP-binding protein, which translates to MKLETRDLVKCYGERKVVDGVSLELNRGEIVGLLGPNGAGKTTTFHMITGFIRPERGTITLDGHDITRMPVYQRARLGLGYLSQEPSIFRKLSVEENVKAILEMLGVPKAERARRVEDLLAQFNVGQLKKQRGGTLSGGERRRVELARALASRPSFLLLDEPFTGIDPIVRAEIQDIVRKLRDDGLGILITDHNVRETLEITDRAYIMYDARVLLSGTSDDLVKDEKARQVYLGERFRI; encoded by the coding sequence GTGAAGCTTGAGACCCGGGACCTGGTTAAGTGCTACGGGGAGCGCAAGGTCGTCGACGGCGTGAGCCTCGAGCTGAATCGCGGCGAAATCGTCGGTTTGCTGGGGCCGAATGGCGCGGGCAAAACGACGACTTTCCACATGATAACCGGCTTCATCAGGCCGGAGCGGGGTACGATCACACTGGACGGGCATGATATCACGCGGATGCCCGTCTACCAGCGCGCCCGGCTCGGTCTGGGCTACCTATCGCAGGAACCTTCGATATTCCGCAAGTTGTCGGTGGAGGAGAACGTGAAGGCGATCCTGGAAATGCTGGGCGTGCCGAAGGCAGAGAGGGCGAGACGGGTCGAGGATTTGCTGGCGCAGTTCAACGTCGGGCAGCTGAAGAAGCAGCGCGGCGGCACCCTCTCCGGAGGCGAGCGGCGGCGGGTGGAATTGGCTCGGGCGCTTGCTTCCCGTCCCTCATTCCTCCTGCTGGACGAGCCGTTCACCGGCATCGACCCGATTGTGCGGGCTGAGATACAGGATATCGTCCGGAAGCTTCGCGACGACGGGCTCGGAATTCTGATTACCGACCACAACGTCCGTGAGACACTGGAGATCACCGACCGGGCCTACATCATGTATGATGCCCGCGTCCTTCTCTCCGGCACTTCGGATGACCTGGTCAAGGATGAGAAGGCGAGACAAGTCTATCTGGGCGAGAGGTTCCGGATATGA